A single window of Leptolyngbya ohadii IS1 DNA harbors:
- the phoU gene encoding phosphate signaling complex protein PhoU, whose translation MFEPVSSPPSPRLSPHLESAKPTRLQFERQLRRVQRDVLRMGALVENSCWLARKALFDRDLEAAQQIAVQDKQIDQLYRQIELDCVNLMALQSPVTQDLRLLSALMQLIRDLERIGDYAEDLGEIAIKLFPYPVHSCMDRVKVMLDRCRAMLAMGLAALSDLDAESGLDIKMKDDAVDDDYASLYNLLAHQTDVPGIIEPIVLLVLVIRHLERMADHATNIGKRVAYIVTGQR comes from the coding sequence ATGTTTGAACCCGTATCCAGTCCACCATCCCCCCGGCTGAGTCCTCATTTGGAAAGCGCTAAACCTACCCGACTCCAGTTTGAGCGACAGCTAAGGCGCGTTCAGCGAGATGTGCTGCGAATGGGTGCGCTTGTCGAAAACTCCTGCTGGCTGGCACGCAAGGCACTCTTCGATCGCGATCTGGAAGCCGCGCAGCAAATTGCCGTGCAGGACAAACAGATCGACCAGCTCTACCGCCAGATTGAGCTTGACTGCGTGAATCTCATGGCGCTTCAGTCCCCAGTCACGCAAGATCTGCGCCTGCTCAGTGCCCTGATGCAGCTAATTCGCGACCTGGAACGCATTGGCGACTATGCCGAAGATCTGGGCGAAATTGCAATCAAACTCTTTCCCTATCCCGTTCACTCCTGCATGGATCGGGTCAAAGTGATGCTCGATCGCTGTCGGGCAATGCTGGCAATGGGGCTGGCTGCCCTTTCCGATCTGGATGCCGAGTCCGGGCTGGACATCAAAATGAAAGATGATGCCGTCGATGATGACTATGCCTCCCTGTACAACCTGCTCGCACACCAGACTGACGTGCCGGGGATTATCGAGCCGATCGTCCTCCTGGTCTTAGTGATTCGCCACTTGGAACGTATGGCAGACCACGCTACGAATATCGGTAAGCGGGTGGCATATATTGTGACAGGGCAGCGGTAG